One part of the Tachysurus vachellii isolate PV-2020 chromosome 6, HZAU_Pvac_v1, whole genome shotgun sequence genome encodes these proteins:
- the gdf10a gene encoding growth/differentiation factor 10: protein MAFKCTVLDHLLLFSTICLLAQEVSGFVLDVPPDEVSDSTETDRVSQHMFRLYEKYNREQNWPKNTNTVRSFKAKPESLEQRVLYHLNITLLQDSETVLTSTLHFSFDKRPRQRSWFCKRFRSPSCHIQNHHYMPSFHLLFRGYSSDSPLGSLLGNITFYPNSRGIWQTKDMSQIIKEARLREQAVITLEFDYGKKYQRYQEHLSAFRMPYVLVYANDQAISEPNSVAMSLQRYDPFPADDKTTPSSNTSPDMRVKRDLYFPDPIQNNELPEVEYNSFKEHDKWESTYLSLKPKTSKKEQRKKDQGHVDGLNKLQVLSFDEKTMKKARRRQWREPRVCSRRYLKVDFADIGWSEWILSPKSFDAYYCTGTCEFPIHKVVRPSNHATIQSIVKTVGIIPGIPEPCCVPKKMNPLSVLFLDEAKNIVLKNYPDMSVETCSCR from the exons atgGCTTTTAAATGCACCGTTTTGGATCACCTGCTGCTCTTTTCGACCATATGTCTTCTTGCCCAAGAAGTGTCAGGCTTTGTGTTGGATGTACCACCTGATGAAGTCAGTGACAGCACGGAAACAGACAGAGTATCACAGCATATGTTCAGACTCTACGAGAAATACAACAGAGAGCAGAACTGgccaaaaaatacaaatactgtGAGAAGTTTTAAAGCCAAGCCTG AAAGCTTGGAACAACGTGTTTTGTATCACCTAAATATAACGTTGCTTCAAGATTCTGAGACCGTTCTCACATCCACACTTCATTTCTCTTTTGACAAACGGCCACGTCAGAGGTCCTGGTTCTGCAAGCGCTTCCGCAGTCCTTCCTGTCATATCCAGAACCATCACTACATGCCATCATTTCATCTTTTATTCCGAGGTTATTCCTCTGATTCACCTTTGGGCTCATTGCTTGGGAACATCACTTTTTACCCAAACAGTAGAGGGATATGGCAAACAAAAGACATGTCTCAAATCATAAAGGAAGCAAGACTCAGGGAGCAGGCTGTAATAACTCTGGAGTTTGACTATGGCAAAAAATACCAGAGGTATCAGGAGCACTTGTCAGCCTTCAGAATGCCATACGTTCTAGTGTATGCCAATGACCAAGCAATTTCAGAGCCTAACAGTGTGGCCATGAGCTTACAGAGGTATGACCCATTTCCCGCAGATGACAAGACCACTCCATCTTCAAACACTTCACCTGATATGCGGGTTAAAAGGGACTTGTATTTTCCTGACCCCATCCAGAACAATGAGCTTCCTGAGGTGGAGTATAACAGCTTCAAGGAGCATGATAAGTGGGAAAGCACTTATCTATCACTGAAGCCAAAGACTTCTAAAAAGGAGCAGAGGAAGAAAGACCAAGGGCATGTTGATGGACTGAACAAGTTACAGGTTCTCAGCTTTGATGAGAAAACCATGAAGAAAGCACGGAGGAGACAGTGGAGAGAGCCTCGTGTCTGTTCCAGGAGGTACCTGAAGGTGGATTTTGCAGATATTGGCTGGAGTGAATGGATCTTGTCCCCTAAATCCTTTGACGCCTACTACTGCACAGGAACGTGTGAATTTCCCATACATAAG GTTGTTCGCCCATCCAACCATGCAACCATTCAAAGTATAGTGAAGACGGTTGGTATCATTCCAGGCATCCCGGAGCCCTGCTGTGTACCTAAGAAAATGAACCCTCTCAGCGTCCTCTTCCTGGACGAAGCCAAAAACATTGTATTAAAGAACTACCCCGACATGTCAGTGGAGACATGCTCCTGCCGATAG